Genomic segment of Patescibacteria group bacterium:
ATAAATGGGTGATAATTCTATAACTCGGCCACACTGTTCTAAGGCGGTGATAGCGCGATCCAAATAATCAAGGCGCGGTTCGATGTTACTGCCGATGCCCAGGTAAGCCCGCATTAGCCGGTGTAGGTTACTGATGATGTGTCTGTTTCCCAAAGCTGAATGGTTGTTACTGGTATATATTTCTTTAATTCAGTAAATATCCATTCAGCCACTAGCTCACAAGTTGGATTAGAAAATCTGTCATTTAAATTTGTATGATCCAAAATATCTAGTATGTGTTTTTTTACCAGATTTTTTAATTCCGTAAAATCTATCACTAGATCATCATTGTTTAATGGCCCAGTGACAGTAACAGCCAGACGATAATTGTGACCATGTAAATTTTCACATTTACCATGATATTTTGTCAAGAAATGTGCAGCCGAAAAAGTAAACTCTTTAGTAACACTAATTGTTGTCATAAAAACTCAGGCTGTCGGCCATAGATTGTAAATCGGTTTTATCGGTTTCTTTCAAACCAGCATCGCGTTGCACAGTAAATAAATAAACCGTGTTGTTATG
This window contains:
- the queD gene encoding 6-carboxytetrahydropterin synthase QueD, which encodes MSVTKEFTFSAAHFLTKYHGKCENLHGHNYRLAVTVTGPLNNDDLVIDFTELKNLVKKHILDILDHTNLNDRFSNPTCELVAEWIFTELKKYIPVTTIQLWETDTSSVTYTG